A single genomic interval of Sporomusaceae bacterium harbors:
- a CDS encoding ABC transporter ATP-binding protein gives MTIALSDVRKTYQMGDTIVNALAGVDLVIGAGEFTAIMGPSGSGKSTMMNILGCLDRPTHGSYMLDGQEVATLGDDDLAVTRNKKIGFVFQSFNLLPRMDAHQNVALPLVYAGVAKAERNERAAKALAMVGLEERMHHLPNELSGGQRQRVAIARALVNDPTIIMADEPTGNLDTKSGNEVMEIFRSLNSLGRTVILVTHEPDIAENARRVVHVRDGLIVRDDRKE, from the coding sequence TTGACGATAGCATTGTCGGATGTGAGAAAAACTTATCAGATGGGCGATACGATAGTGAACGCCCTCGCCGGCGTCGACCTGGTTATCGGGGCGGGCGAATTCACCGCCATCATGGGCCCGTCCGGTTCGGGCAAGTCGACGATGATGAACATTCTCGGCTGTCTCGACCGGCCGACCCACGGTTCGTATATGCTCGACGGCCAGGAGGTCGCCACCCTCGGCGACGACGATCTGGCCGTCACCCGCAACAAGAAGATCGGCTTCGTCTTCCAGAGCTTTAACCTGCTGCCCCGCATGGACGCTCACCAGAACGTCGCCCTGCCGCTCGTCTACGCCGGGGTTGCCAAGGCGGAGCGGAACGAACGGGCCGCCAAGGCACTCGCCATGGTCGGGCTGGAGGAGCGTATGCATCATCTGCCCAATGAGCTTTCGGGCGGCCAGCGCCAGCGGGTGGCCATCGCCCGCGCCCTGGTTAACGATCCGACGATCATCATGGCCGACGAGCCGACCGGCAACCTCGACACCAAGTCGGGCAACGAGGTTATGGAGATTTTCCGCAGCCTCAACAGCCTCGGCCGCACCGTTATCCTCGTAACCCACGAGCCCGACATCGCCGAGAACGCGCGCCGCGTCGTGCATGTCCGCGACGGCCTGATCGTCCGCGACGACCGGAAGGAGTGA
- a CDS encoding ABC transporter permease produces the protein MLRESVAIAWSALVANKLRSILTMLGIIIGVGAVIAMISIGLGVRDKVQDSIASLGSNLIIVTPGASSAGGSRQAAGSGITLTYKDAQALARNVGGVNYVAPSVSRGYQLVAGNQNWTTSVTGTTPEYLPVRNQEVASGAFFTSRDLDTRSRVAVIGQTVATNLFGETNPVGQTVRINKSPFTVIGVLASKGQSMGGGDQDDTVLVPLTTAQERLLGVTYIQAVSIQAASPEVIDQVQADITALLRTRHGLQPDESDDFTVRNLVSVMQTASETTGTITLLLGNIAAISLLVGGIGIMNIMLVSVTERTREIGIRKALGARYRNILLQFLVEAVSIGVVGGIAGIILGVGASFGISAVAGWKPVISTAAIVVSFGFSVLIGLFFGLYPARKAALLDPIQALRYE, from the coding sequence ATGCTGAGAGAAAGCGTCGCCATCGCCTGGAGCGCACTGGTGGCCAACAAGCTGCGCTCCATCCTCACCATGCTCGGCATCATCATTGGCGTCGGCGCCGTCATCGCCATGATTTCCATCGGTCTCGGCGTGCGCGACAAGGTGCAGGACTCGATCGCCAGCCTGGGCAGCAACCTGATCATCGTCACCCCCGGCGCCTCGTCGGCCGGCGGCTCGCGGCAAGCGGCCGGTTCGGGCATCACCCTCACCTACAAGGATGCCCAGGCTCTCGCCCGTAACGTCGGCGGCGTCAACTACGTCGCCCCCAGCGTCAGCCGGGGTTACCAACTGGTCGCAGGCAACCAGAACTGGACGACGTCGGTGACGGGCACAACTCCGGAATACCTGCCTGTCCGCAACCAGGAGGTGGCTAGCGGCGCGTTCTTCACCAGCCGCGACCTCGACACCAGGAGCCGGGTGGCGGTCATCGGTCAGACGGTGGCGACAAACCTCTTCGGTGAAACCAACCCGGTCGGCCAGACTGTCAGGATCAATAAGTCGCCGTTCACCGTCATCGGCGTGCTGGCCAGCAAGGGACAGTCGATGGGCGGCGGCGACCAGGACGACACTGTCCTTGTCCCGCTGACGACCGCCCAAGAGCGGCTGCTGGGCGTGACCTACATCCAGGCGGTCAGCATCCAGGCCGCCAGCCCCGAGGTCATCGACCAGGTGCAGGCCGATATCACCGCACTGCTCAGGACCCGCCACGGGCTGCAGCCGGACGAAAGCGACGACTTCACCGTCCGCAATCTGGTGAGCGTCATGCAGACGGCCAGCGAGACGACCGGCACCATCACCCTGCTCCTCGGCAACATCGCCGCCATTTCGCTGCTGGTCGGCGGTATCGGCATCATGAATATCATGCTGGTGTCGGTGACGGAGCGGACGCGGGAGATCGGCATCCGCAAGGCCTTGGGGGCCAGGTACCGCAACATCCTCCTCCAGTTCCTGGTGGAGGCGGTGAGCATCGGCGTGGTCGGCGGCATTGCCGGCATTATCCTCGGCGTCGGCGCGTCGTTCGGCATCTCGGCCGTCGCCGGCTGGAAGCCGGTAATCTCGACGGCGGCGATCGTCGTGTCGTTCGGATTTTCGGTGCTGATCGGCCTGTTCTTCGGCCTCTATCCGGCCCGCAAGGCCGCCCTGCTCGACCCTATCCAGGCGCTGAGATACGAATAG
- a CDS encoding multidrug efflux RND transporter permease subunit: MAKFFIDRPIFAIVLSIVITLGGLIAAFNLPIAQYPQITPPQVSVSTSYAGANADVIEQTVAQVIEQQVNGVEDMIAMQSTSSDNGSYYSLSVKFQLGKNADIATVQTQNRVAQANAALPTDVQQAGVSTFKASQDRALIFALYSPNGTYDRIFLKNYGSLNFVDDLKRVKGVGEVSEFGSDFAMRIWLLPDKMAQLKVTSADVATAIKQQNIQAPAGIVGQLPSNPNQEHQYSLRAKGRLSDPEEFARIVVRSQSDGSFIRIGDVAKVELGARDYGFFSDTDGQPTAGFSVQLSPDANALETVANCIAVIEEAAKRFPNDMKYKVVFDSANYVRESMKEVAWTFAEAIALVLLVVFIFLKSWRATLIPMLAVPVSLIGTFGAFLLLGFSINTLTLFAMVLAIGLVVDDAIVVIEAVEHHMRYNGLSPHDATVKAMSEVQGPVVAIAFVLASVFIPVAFLGGTMGVLYKQFALTVAVSMGLSAIVALSLTPALCALLLEPYNPNAHGGKIGMVLEKFNDWFDRMVERYGGFLAKLFPRARLAIVLLVVLLILTGALFRVLPSSFVPDEDQGFVITSVSLPEASNMNRTREILNKVAANIDGQPGVDTTMAVTGFDLLSGGRKPNVGVIFTKLDNWDERPSKQLSVSSQIQQIFMNNAAIPEATILAFAPPALPGIGTTGGFTMMIEDRAGTTLDEMDKVSKEFVAAARKRPEIGMIYSSFSSNTPGFEFEVDREKALKLGVPVSDVFSALQAYFGGSQVNDFNRFGRSYKVVMQAEPQFRSDVDALRFFYVRSSNGTMVPLNNLLKPKPVNAPSLIKRFNSYRAIQIGGNPAPGYSSGQALVALEQVAKETLPTGFAFEWADQSREEKISGSKAPLMFALSILFVFLCLAALYESWTVPFAVLLCVPTGVFGAFFFQYGRHLFNDHINNNIYMQIALIMLIGLASKNAILIVEFAKVRVDKGMAFIPAAIEAAKIRLRPIVMTSLAFIIGCIPLAIASGAGAGARNAMGTAVVGGMFAATAFGIFLIPVLFVIVERGAQKLAEFKRRRRESKAAARDL; this comes from the coding sequence GTGGCCAAATTTTTTATCGACCGGCCGATCTTCGCCATCGTGCTGTCGATCGTCATAACCCTCGGCGGCCTGATCGCCGCCTTCAACCTGCCGATCGCCCAGTACCCGCAGATAACGCCGCCGCAGGTCAGCGTCAGCACGTCCTACGCCGGCGCCAACGCCGACGTCATCGAGCAGACGGTCGCCCAGGTCATCGAGCAGCAGGTCAACGGCGTGGAAGACATGATCGCCATGCAGTCCACCAGCTCCGACAACGGCTCGTACTATTCGCTGAGCGTCAAGTTCCAGCTCGGCAAGAACGCCGACATTGCGACCGTCCAGACCCAGAACCGCGTCGCCCAGGCCAACGCCGCCCTGCCCACCGACGTCCAGCAGGCCGGTGTTTCCACCTTCAAGGCCTCCCAGGACCGGGCGCTGATTTTCGCGCTTTACTCGCCCAATGGTACATATGACCGCATCTTCCTCAAAAACTACGGCAGCCTGAACTTCGTCGATGACCTCAAACGCGTCAAGGGCGTTGGCGAGGTCAGCGAATTCGGCTCCGACTTCGCGATGCGCATCTGGCTGCTGCCCGACAAAATGGCTCAGCTCAAGGTCACATCCGCCGACGTCGCCACCGCCATCAAGCAGCAGAATATCCAGGCCCCGGCCGGTATTGTCGGCCAACTGCCCTCCAACCCCAACCAGGAGCACCAGTACAGCCTGCGCGCCAAAGGACGTCTCAGCGACCCCGAGGAATTCGCCCGCATCGTCGTCCGCTCCCAGAGCGACGGTTCCTTCATCCGCATCGGCGACGTCGCCAAAGTCGAGCTCGGCGCCCGGGACTACGGCTTTTTCTCCGATACAGACGGACAGCCCACGGCCGGTTTTTCCGTCCAGCTCAGTCCCGATGCCAACGCCCTCGAAACGGTCGCCAACTGCATCGCCGTCATTGAGGAAGCCGCAAAGCGCTTCCCCAACGACATGAAATACAAGGTCGTCTTCGATAGCGCCAACTATGTGCGCGAATCGATGAAAGAGGTGGCCTGGACATTCGCCGAGGCGATCGCCCTCGTGCTGCTCGTCGTCTTCATCTTCCTCAAGAGCTGGCGGGCGACGCTCATACCGATGCTTGCCGTGCCGGTATCGCTCATCGGCACCTTCGGCGCTTTCCTCCTCCTCGGCTTCTCCATCAACACCCTCACCCTGTTTGCCATGGTGCTGGCCATCGGCCTGGTCGTCGACGACGCCATCGTCGTCATCGAGGCGGTCGAGCACCATATGCGCTACAACGGCCTCAGCCCGCACGACGCCACGGTAAAGGCGATGAGCGAGGTTCAGGGACCGGTTGTCGCCATCGCCTTCGTGCTGGCGTCGGTTTTCATTCCTGTCGCCTTCCTCGGCGGTACAATGGGCGTCCTCTACAAGCAGTTCGCCCTCACCGTCGCCGTATCCATGGGATTGTCGGCCATAGTCGCCCTGTCCCTAACCCCGGCGCTGTGCGCCCTGCTCCTCGAGCCTTATAACCCTAACGCCCATGGCGGCAAAATCGGTATGGTGCTCGAAAAATTCAACGACTGGTTCGACAGGATGGTCGAGCGCTACGGCGGCTTCCTCGCCAAGCTCTTCCCCAGGGCGCGGCTCGCCATCGTGCTCCTTGTCGTGCTGCTCATTCTCACCGGCGCCCTCTTCCGGGTGCTGCCCTCGTCCTTCGTCCCCGACGAGGACCAGGGATTCGTCATCACCAGCGTCTCCCTGCCGGAAGCGTCCAATATGAACCGCACCCGCGAAATCCTCAACAAAGTCGCCGCCAACATCGACGGCCAGCCCGGCGTCGATACAACCATGGCCGTCACCGGCTTCGACCTCCTCAGCGGCGGTCGCAAGCCCAATGTCGGCGTCATCTTCACCAAGCTCGACAACTGGGACGAGCGGCCCTCCAAGCAGCTATCGGTTAGCAGCCAGATCCAGCAGATCTTCATGAACAACGCCGCCATACCCGAGGCGACCATCCTCGCCTTCGCCCCGCCGGCCCTGCCCGGCATCGGCACCACCGGCGGTTTCACGATGATGATCGAGGACCGCGCCGGCACGACACTCGACGAGATGGATAAAGTCTCGAAGGAATTCGTCGCCGCCGCCCGCAAGCGTCCCGAGATCGGCATGATCTACTCCTCGTTCAGCAGCAACACACCCGGCTTCGAATTCGAGGTCGACCGCGAGAAGGCCCTGAAGCTCGGCGTCCCGGTCAGCGATGTGTTCAGCGCCCTCCAGGCGTACTTTGGCGGCTCGCAGGTCAACGACTTCAACCGCTTCGGCCGCTCCTACAAGGTCGTCATGCAGGCGGAGCCGCAGTTCAGGAGCGACGTCGACGCCTTGCGCTTCTTCTATGTCCGCAGCAGCAATGGCACGATGGTGCCGCTCAACAACCTGCTGAAGCCCAAACCGGTCAACGCCCCGTCGCTCATCAAACGCTTCAACAGCTACCGCGCCATCCAGATCGGCGGCAACCCCGCCCCCGGCTACAGCTCGGGGCAAGCGCTCGTAGCCCTAGAGCAGGTCGCTAAAGAGACCCTGCCGACCGGATTCGCGTTCGAATGGGCCGACCAGAGCCGCGAGGAAAAAATCTCCGGCAGCAAAGCGCCGCTGATGTTCGCACTATCCATCCTGTTCGTCTTCCTATGCCTGGCGGCGTTGTACGAGAGCTGGACCGTGCCCTTCGCCGTCCTGCTGTGCGTGCCCACCGGGGTGTTCGGCGCCTTCTTCTTCCAGTACGGCCGGCACCTGTTCAACGACCACATCAACAATAACATCTACATGCAGATCGCCCTGATCATGCTCATCGGCCTGGCGTCCAAAAACGCCATCCTGATCGTCGAGTTTGCCAAGGTCAGGGTTGATAAGGGGATGGCCTTCATCCCGGCGGCCATCGAAGCGGCCAAGATCAGGCTGCGGCCGATCGTCATGACCTCGCTCGCCTTCATCATCGGCTGCATCCCGCTGGCTATCGCCAGCGGCGCCGGCGCCGGCGCCCGCAACGCCATGGGTACGGCGGTCGTCGGCGGCATGTTCGCCGCCACCGCGTTCGGCATCTTCCTCATCCCGGTGCTGTTCGTCATCGTCGAGCGGGGCGCCCAGAAACTCGCCGAATTCAAGCGCCGCCGGCGGGAAAGCAAAGCCGCGGCCAGAGACCTGTAA
- a CDS encoding efflux RND transporter periplasmic adaptor subunit produces the protein MLRTFSKRSSYAGLVAAVLVAATVAGCGGKEARPAQAVAVKATQVIKRDTPVTYEYVGQVIAKNEVQIRAKVSGNIIAKMVTGGATVTEGQPLFQIDRRQYETALLTTQATLAQSEATLANSRLDTIRYQKLAAQQAIAKQALDTQLSAEAQHAAVVAANQARVQQAANDLSDTLIVAPFSGRIDVKDPAVGSYVSAGSTVLATISTVDPVFVQFSLSETEYLKFTRLGAVSATGEWGKNLALLLSDGSKYPLAGQIEQIDRGLSTDTGTLTIKASFANPQKILIPGMFARIVAQGEMRSGALLVPERAVQEMLGKTFITVVGKEDKAESRPVKMGPKVGIMWIVEEGLAEGDRVVVEGFAKAPPGTPLQITMITPEDIKPAAKQ, from the coding sequence ATGCTCAGAACTTTCAGCAAACGCAGCAGCTACGCCGGCCTGGTAGCCGCCGTGCTCGTGGCGGCCACGGTCGCCGGCTGCGGCGGCAAGGAAGCGAGGCCGGCCCAGGCGGTGGCCGTCAAAGCGACCCAGGTTATCAAGCGGGACACCCCGGTTACATACGAGTATGTCGGCCAGGTGATCGCCAAGAACGAGGTGCAGATCCGGGCCAAGGTTTCCGGCAACATCATCGCCAAAATGGTTACCGGCGGCGCCACCGTCACAGAGGGGCAGCCGCTTTTCCAGATTGACCGCCGCCAATACGAAACAGCCCTGCTGACCACCCAGGCGACTCTCGCCCAGTCGGAGGCGACGCTCGCCAACTCCCGCCTCGACACCATCCGCTACCAGAAGCTGGCTGCCCAGCAGGCGATCGCCAAGCAGGCCCTCGACACCCAACTGTCGGCCGAGGCTCAGCACGCCGCCGTTGTCGCCGCCAACCAGGCGCGCGTCCAACAGGCGGCCAACGACCTCAGCGATACCCTCATCGTGGCTCCCTTCAGCGGCCGCATCGACGTCAAGGACCCGGCCGTCGGCAGCTATGTATCCGCCGGCTCGACCGTCCTGGCAACCATCTCGACGGTCGACCCCGTCTTCGTCCAGTTCAGCCTCAGCGAGACCGAGTACCTGAAATTCACCCGCCTCGGCGCGGTCAGCGCCACCGGCGAATGGGGCAAAAACCTTGCCCTGTTGCTCAGCGACGGCTCCAAATACCCGCTTGCCGGCCAGATCGAGCAGATCGACCGCGGCCTGAGCACCGATACCGGCACTCTGACCATCAAGGCGTCGTTCGCCAACCCGCAGAAAATCCTTATCCCCGGCATGTTCGCCCGCATCGTCGCCCAGGGCGAAATGCGCTCCGGCGCGCTGCTCGTGCCCGAACGCGCCGTGCAGGAGATGCTCGGCAAGACCTTTATCACCGTCGTCGGCAAGGAAGACAAAGCCGAGTCGCGCCCGGTGAAGATGGGTCCGAAGGTCGGCATCATGTGGATAGTCGAAGAAGGCCTGGCGGAAGGCGACCGGGTGGTCGTCGAAGGTTTCGCCAAGGCGCCGCCGGGTACGCCCCTGCAGATAACGATGATTACGCCGGAAGACATCAAACCAGCGGCGAAGCAATAG
- a CDS encoding MarR family transcriptional regulator, with the protein MNRTETAEQLFDLLFLLRKRLVRHAAQQVKHEFSPMQMHVLFTLCERDCSTMSELAGDVLIAKQQLTPIVDRLVAAGLVLREPDPCDRRVVKIRLSPAGKNFLAEKRLEAIGIFETRIACLDERDLTRLSDALGPLQEVIRKLP; encoded by the coding sequence ATGAACCGGACGGAAACCGCCGAACAACTTTTCGACCTGCTTTTCCTCCTCCGCAAGCGGCTGGTGCGTCATGCCGCCCAGCAGGTCAAGCACGAATTCAGCCCGATGCAGATGCATGTGCTGTTCACGCTGTGCGAACGGGACTGCTCCACAATGAGCGAACTCGCCGGCGATGTGTTGATCGCCAAGCAGCAGCTGACGCCGATCGTGGACCGGCTGGTGGCGGCCGGGCTGGTGCTTAGAGAGCCCGATCCTTGCGACCGCCGGGTGGTGAAGATCCGCCTTTCGCCGGCCGGGAAGAATTTCCTCGCCGAGAAAAGACTGGAGGCCATCGGCATTTTCGAAACGCGGATCGCCTGCCTCGACGAGCGCGACCTTACGCGGCTTAGCGATGCCCTCGGCCCGTTGCAGGAAGTCATCCGAAAGCTGCCCTAA
- a CDS encoding (Fe-S)-binding protein, with product MTTTNTHDLLKEVKDIVTKCDRCGTCLTVCPLFGVKDVEASSARGKNNIARAVVEGGFNPDASVLEAMNFCLLCRTCIDNCPSKVKTDDAMIALRQYIADRQGGPGVKYRALGVMMKKRNLVKFSAGALKVVRKLGLGGLVPFGMAPAPFTREQYLSRFAGPAALAGEAPAAQAAVGENAKVAYFQGCGMRMMFPEAVADTLAVLGAVTTPRQVDNVCCGLPHLAHGLREDFLALAKENITLFADADIVVSDCASCAGTLKHFGAYLADDPEWQEAAKAFSAKIMSLSEYLVKAGYKPRQRSAAKMTFHEPCHLGRGQGIKKEPRQLLAAAGDFVEMAGADTCCGGAGSFHTDYPEIAAAILDKKRANIEKSGADIVVSECPVCLVQMNKAAQKSGGRFKVMHISQVL from the coding sequence ATGACAACGACCAACACCCACGACCTCTTGAAGGAAGTCAAGGATATCGTTACCAAGTGCGATCGCTGCGGCACCTGCCTGACGGTTTGCCCGCTGTTCGGCGTCAAGGACGTCGAGGCTTCGAGCGCCCGCGGCAAGAACAACATCGCCCGCGCCGTCGTCGAAGGCGGTTTTAACCCCGACGCCAGCGTCCTTGAGGCGATGAACTTCTGCCTGCTGTGCCGGACCTGCATCGACAACTGCCCGAGCAAAGTCAAGACCGATGACGCCATGATCGCCCTCCGCCAGTACATCGCCGACCGGCAAGGCGGACCGGGCGTCAAATACCGCGCCCTCGGCGTCATGATGAAGAAACGCAACCTCGTCAAATTCTCCGCCGGTGCGCTTAAAGTGGTGCGCAAGCTCGGCCTCGGCGGCCTTGTGCCTTTCGGCATGGCCCCGGCGCCGTTCACCCGCGAGCAGTATCTGTCCCGGTTCGCCGGCCCCGCGGCATTGGCCGGCGAGGCGCCCGCCGCTCAGGCCGCCGTCGGCGAAAACGCCAAAGTTGCCTACTTTCAAGGCTGCGGCATGCGGATGATGTTCCCCGAAGCGGTGGCCGACACCCTCGCCGTCCTCGGCGCCGTCACCACGCCCCGGCAGGTCGACAACGTCTGCTGCGGCTTGCCCCATCTGGCCCACGGGCTGCGTGAAGACTTCCTCGCCCTCGCCAAAGAGAATATTACGCTGTTCGCCGACGCCGACATCGTCGTCAGCGACTGCGCCAGCTGCGCCGGTACCCTCAAGCACTTCGGCGCCTACCTTGCGGACGATCCCGAATGGCAGGAGGCGGCCAAAGCCTTCAGCGCCAAAATCATGAGCCTGTCGGAATACCTCGTCAAGGCCGGCTACAAACCGCGCCAACGCTCTGCCGCCAAGATGACCTTCCACGAACCGTGCCACCTCGGCCGCGGCCAGGGGATCAAAAAAGAGCCCCGCCAACTGCTTGCCGCGGCGGGGGACTTCGTCGAAATGGCGGGAGCCGACACCTGCTGCGGCGGGGCCGGGTCGTTCCACACCGATTACCCCGAAATCGCCGCCGCCATCCTCGATAAGAAACGGGCCAACATCGAAAAGAGCGGCGCCGACATCGTCGTGTCCGAGTGCCCGGTCTGTCTCGTGCAGATGAATAAGGCCGCGCAGAAAAGCGGCGGCCGTTTCAAGGTTATGCACATCAGCCAGGTTCTGTAG
- a CDS encoding FAD-linked oxidase C-terminal domain-containing protein has product MINEAIKEKLRAAVGSENVLDKDLDRFGYSYDSSFIPLLPANSPELVVRPATTAEVSAVMAIANDYGIPVTARGAASGRTGGSIPVQGGISLSLDRMTKIIELDERNMMVTVEPGVRTIDLYNHCAAKGLFYPPDPASWKMSTIGGNVAENAGGMRAVKYGVTSNYVMGLEVVLADGRVINTGGKAIKNVTGYNMTSLFTGSEGTLGIITKVLLRLIPMPKARNTLQLMFPSLDNACATIHGMLQAGVVPASAELMDKMSIQAVARHRKMDIDPAIEACVIIEVDGEDEAALAKQAGRIEQIARGFAVAEVRIAASAKEADDIWAIRRGLSSAVGAMAPTRLGEDISVPRDAFPEVVRRIKKIAEKYNLPIAVYGHAGDGNLHPSVLCDLDNPEEAEQVHKAVDEIFAAALAVGGTLSGEHGIGMTKRRYIADALGEDGVAALKAVKQALDPKGILNPDKIW; this is encoded by the coding sequence ATGATAAACGAAGCCATCAAAGAAAAACTCAGGGCGGCCGTAGGATCCGAAAACGTTCTCGACAAAGACCTCGACCGATTCGGATATTCCTACGACTCCTCCTTCATCCCCCTGCTGCCGGCCAACAGCCCCGAACTTGTCGTCCGTCCGGCGACGACCGCCGAAGTATCGGCGGTCATGGCCATCGCCAACGACTACGGCATACCCGTGACGGCGAGGGGAGCTGCCAGCGGGCGCACCGGCGGCAGCATCCCGGTGCAGGGGGGCATATCGCTCTCCCTCGACCGGATGACGAAAATCATCGAACTCGACGAGCGCAACATGATGGTCACCGTCGAGCCGGGGGTAAGGACGATCGATCTCTATAACCACTGCGCCGCCAAAGGGCTGTTCTACCCGCCCGACCCGGCCAGCTGGAAAATGTCCACCATCGGCGGCAACGTCGCCGAGAACGCCGGCGGCATGCGGGCCGTCAAGTACGGCGTGACCAGCAACTATGTAATGGGACTTGAGGTCGTTCTTGCCGACGGCCGCGTCATCAACACCGGCGGCAAGGCGATCAAGAATGTCACCGGCTACAATATGACCAGCCTGTTCACCGGCTCGGAGGGCACCCTCGGCATCATTACCAAAGTGCTGCTGCGCCTCATCCCCATGCCCAAGGCCCGCAACACCCTGCAGCTAATGTTTCCCTCGCTCGACAACGCCTGCGCCACCATCCACGGCATGCTCCAGGCGGGGGTCGTGCCGGCGTCGGCCGAGCTTATGGACAAAATGAGCATCCAGGCGGTCGCCCGCCACCGCAAAATGGACATCGACCCGGCCATCGAGGCGTGCGTCATCATCGAGGTCGACGGCGAAGACGAGGCCGCGCTCGCCAAGCAGGCCGGCCGGATCGAGCAGATCGCCCGCGGCTTTGCGGTGGCCGAAGTGCGTATCGCCGCTTCGGCAAAAGAAGCCGACGACATCTGGGCTATCCGCCGCGGCCTGAGTTCGGCTGTCGGCGCCATGGCGCCCACCCGCCTCGGCGAAGACATCTCCGTGCCGCGCGACGCCTTCCCCGAAGTCGTCCGCCGCATCAAAAAGATAGCGGAAAAGTACAACCTTCCCATCGCCGTCTACGGCCACGCCGGCGACGGCAACCTCCACCCGTCCGTCCTCTGCGACCTCGACAACCCCGAGGAAGCCGAGCAGGTCCACAAGGCGGTCGACGAAATCTTCGCCGCCGCGCTGGCCGTGGGCGGCACCCTGTCCGGCGAGCACGGCATCGGCATGACCAAGCGTCGCTATATCGCCGACGCTCTGGGCGAAGACGGCGTTGCCGCCCTCAAGGCCGTCAAGCAGGCTCTCGACCCCAAAGGCATCCTCAACCCCGACAAAATCTGGTGA
- a CDS encoding acyl-CoA thioesterase, with protein sequence MAKTVADSEVRFSKNLVPTRAHPGGRVNAGEIMQMMYNAAHKAAQKHSGTDVTAIAVDEMVFLNPLHVGSVVTVHAFLTFTGRTSMEVEVNLYLEDLPTTKAVLTSYFVMVALDEQQRPVAVPALQLTGDEEENRFAEGQRRYATRQKLKDVH encoded by the coding sequence ATGGCGAAAACAGTTGCTGATTCGGAAGTGCGTTTCTCGAAAAATCTTGTTCCGACCCGGGCCCACCCGGGCGGCCGCGTGAACGCCGGTGAAATTATGCAAATGATGTACAACGCCGCCCATAAAGCTGCGCAGAAGCATTCCGGGACTGATGTGACCGCTATCGCGGTGGACGAAATGGTGTTTCTCAACCCGCTTCATGTAGGGTCGGTGGTTACCGTCCACGCCTTTCTTACCTTCACAGGCAGAACGTCGATGGAAGTCGAAGTTAACCTTTACCTTGAGGACTTGCCGACGACTAAGGCGGTGCTGACCTCCTATTTCGTGATGGTTGCCCTGGACGAACAGCAACGGCCCGTCGCCGTTCCCGCTTTGCAGCTAACCGGGGATGAGGAAGAAAACCGCTTTGCCGAGGGACAGCGCCGCTACGCAACGCGCCAGAAACTGAAGGATGTCCACTAA
- a CDS encoding DUF3870 domain-containing protein, with amino-acid sequence MMEYAPTTVFITGVAKPAKDDPIANDYQVFFLSLVVDKTTDMIVDATCNTARDMTKDFIRSLLVGRNLATESGEMVADIRRRFHGLAQKPLIVALKDAYNRYTVLGKADQEKISC; translated from the coding sequence ATGATGGAGTATGCACCGACGACAGTATTCATCACCGGCGTGGCGAAGCCCGCCAAGGACGACCCGATCGCCAACGACTACCAGGTTTTCTTCCTCAGCCTCGTCGTGGACAAGACAACCGATATGATCGTGGACGCGACCTGCAATACCGCCCGCGATATGACGAAAGACTTTATCCGCTCGCTGCTTGTCGGCCGCAATCTGGCGACAGAGTCGGGCGAGATGGTGGCCGATATCCGCCGCCGCTTTCACGGCCTGGCGCAAAAGCCACTGATCGTTGCCCTGAAAGACGCCTACAACCGCTATACGGTATTGGGCAAAGCCGACCAGGAAAAAATAAGTTGTTAG